From Plasmodium malariae genome assembly, contig: PmUG01_00_2, whole genome shotgun sequence, the proteins below share one genomic window:
- the PmUG01_00012300 gene encoding STP1 protein: protein MDSCFSSELSALGFGSFKFFADSKFKWLRQLISVKTSSLSKVNDKKLFRGKCFELADLLIKYKAPPAHYSQQKEKWEGAIRDWFRSYYKGLKNYGGCFIILDKEDKKILELIYEAEDFCEEKIKKKPEHSCIQKARTNPNNCDSKCSKEISEYNEWIIKRKNYFTDNKEQIYQKCRKSNSLLPFPNISCDVSKLQTFEQIPVCNSQKPVIQENSLQVPKEQQYSDKSEVLPIPESQKSTVPKNSEENLSLHHGSSTGIGTTLIEGDQYEHHAESQEPKLSESLDSGMQSQKSPDSLSTTVISEQKITVVTNLQHSNGEISNSPGGTESPDSTLLVGTLPSQTSEKSEKIDKNQIIPQSQESPVILLSSRDPIELPRTAGSINATYFYIYGTNKLNNIFIYKTITGQEQNSSVINTPSILITVLLIMAFSIFIKYALIVMFKKKKKIKRKQMKFLRILLPSCSERKRIFLTNDQLVQQKYNDKEITKKIKIQEHNIKRNVNSSKSKTERTKTIIEVHMEVLQEFRNEEWDLKKREYLEICLEEFTEGQTRDYPNLRSDQLLAECTNNCRGTKESITLCNKWIKRYKYLSEKLKKEDWFNSLKNEWKRERDYIKRSKELNNNIPNDTPNISSLETEKDIWRQWISKKGPIIEQYLEYEWFSELKEELQNTLDEYGNDKRKNNVSLINLKELEQKGSSEELYKNIKKKLLEKLCILVLMTILEECRKEENTENSESYLDNSINDCKLGKNIDGNSGITENINKDIGNVLEYRENKESYSNKGEEPFIQELNDWIREENTYINFINN from the exons ATGGATAGTTGTTTTTCCTCG GAACTTAGTGCTCTAGGATTCGGTTCATTCAAGTTCTTTGCAGattcaaaatttaaatggCTTAGACAATTAATTAGTGTTAAAACTAGTTCATTAAGTAAagtaaatgataaaaaactATTTAGGGGAAAATGCTTTGAATTGGCTGATTtactaattaaatataaggCTCCTCCTGCACATTATAGTcaacaaaaggaaaaatgggAAGGAGCAATAAGAGATTGGTTCAGAAGTTACTATAAAGGCCTAAAAAATTATGGCGGATGctttataattttagataaggaagataaaaaaattttagaattaatatatgaagcGGAAGATTTCTGTGaggagaaaataaaaaaaaaaccagAACATAGTTGCATTCAGAAAGCACGCACTAATCCAAATAATTGTGATAGTAAGTGTTCAAAAGAAATTAGTGAATATAACGAGTGGATTATAAAGagaaagaattattttacagataataaagaacaaatttatcaaaaatgCAGAAAAAGCAATTCACTACTACCATTTCCAAATATATCTTGCGATGTAAGTAAACTTCAAACATTTGAACAAATTCCTGTATGCAATTCACAAAAGCCCGTTATACAAGAAAACTCTTTACAAGTACCAAAAGAACAACAATATTCAGATAAATCTGAAGTTCTCCCTATACCAGAATCTCAAAAATCAACTGTACCAAAAAATAGTGAAGAAAATCTATCCCTACATCACGGTTCAAGTACAGGTATTGGAACTACACTAATCGAAGGTGATCAATATGAACATCATGCTGAATCACAAGAACCAAAACTTTCTGAATCTTTGGATTCAGGAATGCAATCTCAAAAATCACCAGATTCCTTATCTACTACTGTAATATCTGAACAGAAAATTACTGTAGTTACAAATTTACAACATTCAAATGGTGAAATATCAAATTCTCCCGGAGGTACAGAATCGCCAGATTCAACATTACTAGTAGGTACTTTACCTTCCCAAACAAGTGAGAAATCAGAAAAAATCGATAAAAATCAAATTATTCCTCAATCTCAAGAATCACCAGTCATTCTTTTGTCATCTCGTGACCCAATTGAATTACCTAGAACAGCAGGTAGTATTAATgctacttatttttatatatatggaacaaataaactaaataatatatttatttataaaactaTTACAGGTCAAGAACAAAATTCATCTGTAATAAACACACCATCTATTTTAATAACCGTTCTTCTTATTATGgcattttccatttttattaaa TATGCTTTAATAGTgatgttcaaaaaaaaaaaaaagataaagagAAAACAAATGAAATTCCTTAGAATACTACTACCTTCTTGCTCTGagagaaaaagaatatttttaacaaatgaTCAATTGGttcaacaaaaatataatgataaagaaatcacaaaaaaaataaaaatacaagaaCATAACATAAAACGAAATGTAAACTCCTCAAAGAGTAAAACGGAAAGGACAAAAACTATTATAGAAGTACATATGGAAGTACTTCAAGAATTCAGAAATGAAGAATgggatttaaaaaaaagagaatatttGGAAATATGCTTAGAAGAGTTCACAGAAGGCCAAACTAGAGACTATCCTAATTTACGAAGTGACCAACTATTAGCAGAATGTACTAATAACTGTAGAGGAACTAAAGAATCCATAACTCTATGCAATAAGTggataaaaagatataaatatctttctgaaaaattgaaaaaagaagattgGTTTAACAGCTTGAAAAATGAGTGGAAAAGAGAACGAGATTAcataaaaagaagtaaagaattaaataataatattccaAATGACACCCCAAATATTTCATCATTAGAAAcagaaaaagatatatggaGACAATGGATATCAAAGAAGGGTCCGATTATAGAGCAGTATTTGGAATATGAATGGTTTAGTGAATTAAAGGAAGAATTACAGAATACTTTAGATGAATATGGAAAtgacaaaagaaaaaataatgtatcaCTAATTAATTTGAAAGAGTTGGAACAAAAAGGAAGTAGTGAAGaactatataaaaacataaaaaaaaaattactagaAAAACTGTGTATACTTGTACTTATGACAATATTAGAAGAATGCAGAAAGGAGGAGAATACAGAGAATAGTGAATCATATTTGGATAATTCCATAAATGATTGCAAgttaggaaaaaatattgatgGAAATTCAGGAATTAcagaaaacataaataaagatatagGAAATGTTTTGGAGTACAGGGAAAATAAGGAATCTTATAGCAATAAAGGAGAAGAGCCTTTTATACAGGAACTTAATGATTGGATAAGAgaagaaaatacatatataaattttataaacaattag
- the PmUG01_00012400 gene encoding Plasmodium exported protein, unknown function — translation MEQNIKSLYFIKSGVLILLTWLYYFCNEECTFNISKREHKYYVKLDIKNVRLLEECEGKNDSNFIESKEEITNDEEYDKKVTTNKRKGIKKTNIQSERSSLYKKEFDKQYKKQKKLIYRGKKLSHFERNFFKKLDYIDFIKKKPSISNKTYQKFVCKKIGHKIFLPTLVISWVLLVSLGAINYGFFIKEMKSQVDFIQFLVLLGISIVILMLWSVFTYMKFRKYKRIMKRKC, via the exons atggaacaaaatattaagtcattatattttattaaaagtgGAGTGTTAATCCTTTTAACTtggttatattatttctgcAATGAAGAG tgtacttttaatatttcaaagAGAGAGCATAAGTATTATGTGAaattagatataaaaaatgttcgATTGCTAGAAGAATgtgaaggaaaaaatgacTCAAATTTTATAGAATCAAAAGAAGAGATAACTAACGATGAAGAGTACGATAAAAAGGTTACAACCAACAAAAGAAAGGggattaaaaaaacaaacatacAATCAGAGAGaagttcattatataaaaaagaatttgatAAGCAAtataagaaacaaaaaaaattaatatatagaggaaaaaaattatctcactttgaaagaaattttttcaaGAAACTTGATTACAtagattttattaaaaaaaagccGTCGATTAGCAATAAGACATACCAAAAGTTTGTATGTAAAAAGATTGGacacaaaatttttttacctaCTTTAGTAATATCGTGGGTATTATTAGTATCATTAGGAGCTATAAATTAtggtttttttataaaagaaatgaaatcACAGGTTGATTTCATACAATTTCTTGTATTATTGGGTATATCAATTgttatattaatgttatggtctgtttttacttatatgaagtttagaaaatataaaagaattatgaaAAGGAAATGTTAG
- the PmUG01_00012500 gene encoding STP1 protein: MEGCASRDYSGLGFGATQYLWKPEFIQTRNQILSRLASLEKKTIKEEFRKECLELTNFLIEKKDKPTRFTNPKSWVPVLRNYFKHKFDKITQHGGCPMIFDPKEKNILELKYDAQDFCETNNVYETKLRAFKKGGSKTYNCNSDSNCIKHCTEYKDWFTSNKQHFEEKRHLISESCTFKSSSSEFPTKQCNIMNPRMLNNIPKCLYTKPQEHTEPAPKEQKEISRSKLDQDNAKVSPVSQDQSLSQMERPPDGQHSPSEHQPSSLPEGPHSDQSQLQTTAEDRNRASLTNLDTDTQGSLILEPDALAHAAYPDETLSSSTLQTEFIQQPERDSNIEITPRAAEVSILKTFSDTTIDPKIQGNINSTLFYIFVITKQINIYIYNVNAGSVANSYNPYYILMGKFRKKKNIRRQVKFLRILLPSHSDKRNKFLSDNHLDEPIYDDEEIIKKLKIHEHNTINNTNMLKRNKDRSKTIIEVHMEVLEELRNEEWELKKGEFLAVCLEVYKYEKHRTYPNLINGDQMENIKCSNDIEEKKIIWNKWIEKHRNLSEKLKKEDWFNNLKNEWKKEGKIVEHYLEQDWLKGLTNEFDNILDEYENEGTENSVSLINIEEMEHNKSCEELYKYIKKKLLSKLCVLVFMTILEECKKEKNVENKESYLDSSINECNSEKNLDRKYHIIENVVENGNNVLENSENTEIFDYKEENNFTDEIKDWIGEDDIHVNSI; this comes from the exons ATGGAAGGTTGTGCTTCCCGG GACTACAGTGGTTTAGGTTTTGGAGCAACACAATACCTTTGGAAACCAGAATTTATACAAACTCGAAATCAAATTTTATCTCGCCTTGCTtctttagaaaaaaagacaatTAAAGAAGAATTCAGGAAAGAATGCTTAGAACTgactaattttttaattgagAAAAAGGATAAACCTACACGATTTACTAATCCTAAGAGTTGGGTACCAGTACTTAGgaattattttaaacataaatttGACAAGATTACTCAACATGGAGGTTGTCCTATGATTTTCGATccgaaagaaaaaaatattttagaattaaaatatgatgcACAAGATTTCTGTGAAacaaataatgtatatgaaACAAAACTAAGGGCCTTCAAGAAAGGAGGTAGCAAAACATATAACTGTAATAGTGATTCTAATTGTATAAAACATTGTACGGAATATAAGGATTGGTTTACAAGTAATAAGCAACATTTCGAGGAAAAGAGACATCTCATTAGTGAAAGTTGCACATTTAAAAGCTCATCATCAGAATTTCCGACAAAACAATGCAATATAATGAATCCTAGaatgttaaataatattccTAAATGCCTATATACAAAACCACAGGAACATACTGAACCTGCACCtaaagaacaaaaagaaataagcAGATCCAAATTAGATCAAGACAATGCTAAAGTTTCGCCAGTATCTCAAGATCAAAGTCTATCACAAATGGAACGTCCACCTGATGGCCAACATAGTCCATCTGAACATCAACCAAGCAGTTTACCTGAAGGTCCACATTCAGATCAATCTCAACTTCAAACAACAGCAGAAGACAGAAATCGGGCAAGTTTAACTAATTTAGACACAGATACACAAGGTTCACTTATTCTAGAACCAGATGCTCTTGCACATGCTGCATATCCAGATGAAACATTAAGCAGTTCTACATTACAAACTGAATTTATTCAACAACCAGAAAGAGATAGTAATATTGAAATTACTCCTCGAGCTGCTGAAGTATCAATTCTCAAGACCTTTTCGGATACTACTATAGACCCTAAAATTCAAGGTAACATTAAttctactttattttatatttttgtaataactaaacaaattaatatatatatatataatgttaatgCAGGTTCAGTAGCAAATTCATATAACCCATAT TACATTCTAATGGGAAAgtttagaaaaaagaaaaatataagaagacAAGTTAAATTTCTCAGAATACTACTTCCTTCACATTCTGACAAAAGAAACAAGTTTTTATCAGATAATCATTTAGATGAGCCAATAtatgatgatgaagaaatcataaaaaaattaaaaatacatgagCATAAcactataaataatacaaatatgctAAAGAGAAATAAGGACAGATCCAAAACTATTATAGAAGTACATATGGAAGTACTTGAGGAATTAAGAAATGAAGAAtgggaattaaaaaaaggtgAATTTTTAGCAGTATGTCTAGAAGTatacaaatatgaaaaacataGAACCTATcctaatttaataaatggtgatcaaatggaaaatattaaatgtagcAATGatattgaagaaaaaaaaattatatggaaTAAATGGATAGAAAAGCACAGAAATCTttctgaaaaattgaaaaaagaagattggtttaataatttgaaaaatgaatggaaaaaaga AGGTAAAATTGTAGAACATTATTTGGAACAGGACTGGTTAAAGGGATTAACAAATGAatttgataatatattagatgaatatgaaaatgaagGAACTGAAAATAGTGTAtcactaataaatatagaagaaaTGGAACATAACAAAAGTTGcgaagaattatataagtatattaaaaaaaaattattatcaaaatTGTGTGTGCTTGTATTTATGACAATATTAGAGGAGtgcaaaaaagagaaaaatgtagaaaataaGGAATCATATTTAGACAGTTCAATAAATGAATGtaattcagaaaaaaatttagatagGAAATATCACATTATAGAAAATGTTGTTGAAAATGGAAACAATGTTTTGGAAAATAGTGAAAATACTGAAATTTTTGattataaagaagaaaataattttacagaTGAAATAAAGGATTGGATAGGAGAAGATgatatacatgtaaattCTATATAA
- the PmUG01_00012600 gene encoding PIR protein: MEAVDYEKIFKVSKPYNIYKELDDEVKDVTDGQHCTEFEGINSTHKEKYVTLCKKVSKLLKYVFDKDKLKKSKEYCSHYRNWVYQEIWNLFKEGASNNDIEDVINKFNKLQFDLFSHYKRSDCSYRFDIKNLQGLNYKVEEKYLYDYFKNYNTIKTSENCNKCTNGKYKEYLKSISDIYNNWKDSCCWYGKSVCDNYFLSCKDEFDPSEILSAFLSKGNGSCDGLNSITANFDEEELNSMVSDLETLNTITYGTCHYLDNHELTPGEKRRQHCNLLAASVMLTRSAPTAGNDGSRASVSGSSSGSAISESRADQTGGDPSRRPALQGQLDAKGKEGDSDRAEVKQVVSPMKDASDNFRWKIAATGQLKCSSKNKKEAELAMCNFMEELIEGGHAKKIEGTEKYTLDIKNGWTTEKLRVYRERIRKRSIYESNILNNIFVRISTGVTLVMGIIFIFYLFFKFTPFGSRLCRHRKRKQRYRLDFTDLSTRKRPRRFLKRTYRHSDRRRFNVVNVEDELHSSNDLRNIN, from the exons atgGAAGCTGTagattat gaaaaaatttttaaggtTTCAAAAccgtataatatatataaagaattgGATGATGAAGTTAAAGATGTGACTGATGGCCAACATTGTACTGAATTTGAAGGAATAAATTCTACtcacaaagaaaaatatgttacactttgtaaaaaagtatcaaaacttttaaaatatgtgttTGATAAggataaattgaaaaaaagtaaGGAATATTGTTCGCACTATAGAAACTGGGTATATCAAGAAATATGGAATTTGTTTAAAGAAGGTGCATCAAATAATGATATCGAAGatgttattaataaatttaataaattacagTTTGATCTTTTCTCTCATTACAAAAGGAGTGATTGTTCATATAGATTTGATATTAAGAATTTGCAGGGATTGAATTATAAAGTCGAAGAGAAGTATTTGtatgattattttaaaaattataacactATTAAAACTAGTGAAAATTGTAATAAGTGTACGAATggtaaatataaagaataccTTAAATCTATcagtgatatatataacaattgGAAGGATTCTTGTTGTTGGTATGGAAAATCAGTATGcgacaattattttttaagttgtAAAGATGAGTTTGATCCGAGTGAAATCTTATCTGCATTTCTATCTAAAGGCAATGGAAGTTGTGATGGGCTAAATAGTATTACAGCTAATTTTGATGAAGAAGAATTAAATTCTATGGTATCAGATCTAGAAACGTTGAACACAATTACTTATGGCACATGCCATTATCTAGATAATCACGAACTTACACCAGGTGAAAAGAGACGTCAACATTGTAATTTATTAGCAGCATCTGTCATGTTAACTAGAAGTGCGCCTACAGCTGGAAATGATGGATCAAGAGCATCTGTTAGTGGATCCTCTTCAGGTAGTGCGATTTCAGAGTCCAGGGCAGATCAAACAGGAGGAGATCCATCAAGAAGACCTGCATTACAAGGTCAACTTGATgcaaaaggaaaagaaggaGATTCTGATAGAGCCGAAGTAAAACAAGTTGTATCTCCTATGAAAGACGCATCTGATAATTTTAGATGGAAAATTGCTGCAACCGGACAATTAAAATGTTcgagtaaaaataaaaaagaagctGAATTAGCAATGTGCAATTTTATGGAAGAACTGATTGAAGGTGGTCATgctaaaaaaatagaaggtACAGAGAAGTATACTTTGGATATTAAAAATGGATGGACTACTGAAAAATTAAGAGTATATCGTGAAAGAATAAGGAAAAGATCAATTTATgaatcaaatatattaaacaacATTTTTGTCCGTATTTCTACAGGAGTTACTCTAGTAATgggaattatttttatattttaccttttttttaaa ttcaCTCCCTTCGGATCACGTTTATGTAGacatagaaaaagaaaacaaaggTATAGACTTGATTTTACCGATTTAAGTACACGCAAACGACCAAGACGCTTCTTAAAACGTACTTATAGACATTCTGACAGGAGAAGATTTAACGTAGTAAATGTAGAAGATGAACTTCATTCATCAAATGATTTACGGAATATCAACTGA
- the PmUG01_00012800 gene encoding Plasmodium exported protein, unknown function, whose protein sequence is MIIFFIRAFIFSCLIWIFKYSDESNICDKTRNKELNRNNILNIKYSRLLSTEISASLEDKHKCLKEKIYDLKGKSTASFKKKPYALKQNNLFQEEDNESIYDDNTYQEELNYFMPRIKPQKLGASNVKHNLKKKSSTLKHYNNIQNNKNLHKSLKKLYSENDSSLDNISSSNKRNRIINEDKTGVSYKYNNKHPIIYGIFFIPIMTFGVLLFPVTLLIIWYFNNRKRQK, encoded by the exons atgatcatcttttttattagagcctttattttttcctgtcTAATATGGATATTCAAATATTCTGACGAG tcAAATATCTGCGATAAAACTCGGAACAAGGAATTGAACAgaaataacatattaaatattaaatatagcaGATTGTTAAGCACTGAAATAAGTGCATCGCTGGAAGATAAacataaatgtttaaaagaaaaaatatatgatttaaaaggaaaaagtactgcatcatttaaaaaaaaaccatATGCattaaagcaaaataacCTTTTTCAAGAAGAAGATAATGAATCAATATACGATGATAATACGTATCAAGAAGaattgaattattttatgccACGTATAAAACCTCAAAAACTTGGAGCTTCTAACGTTAagcataatttaaaaaaaaaatcttctacattaaaacattataataatattcagAACAATAAAAACCTACACaaatctttaaaaaagttatactCAGAGAATGATTCATCTTTAGACAACATCAGCTCAAGTAATAAACGTAATCGTATTATTAATGAAGATAAAACTGGTGttagttataaatataataataaacatcCAATAATATATGGAATTTTCTTTATCCCTATTATGACTTTTGGAGTGCTGCTTTTTCCGGTAACTTTGCTTATTATTTGGTATTTTAATAACCGAAAACgccaaaaataa